One part of the Sorangiineae bacterium MSr11954 genome encodes these proteins:
- a CDS encoding IS66 family transposase — translation MQAELEVLKRAFARRTEKMGKMPKIARPPRTPAEIAERRTEQALLRAEHIVTEEKTEPVPETLKKCHLCGGTNFRSVGTGKPSEVYSYVPGYFRRVVHTREVVACRCGGCVITAPPPERWSDKTRYDSSFVAHLVVSKCLVVTPLYRLEQSFARLGMPIARSTMNDLFRRAAQKLEPLRAPLFDVIKKDFLVHVDETSFTLTKQTSKAFIWAFVGKRLTGYRFELTRGGDAPLEVLGDSPGAFLCDDYRGYDPLEKRGLRQRCGCLAHVRRKFFEAGEVPEAKEALDLIAGMYGVEHEAEHRAFLGTAEHLALRRTYARPLFVRLLLLSRELRRAHGPKTLLGRAAHYVWRNLRPLGRFLRDPRIRLDNNLAENALRLVALGRKNFLFVHSEDAGKELALLYSLVVSCTRVAINPVEYIADVLERIDKTADDNLSNLLPDRWKPHAIASPSTFFDP, via the coding sequence ATGCAGGCCGAGCTCGAGGTGCTCAAACGCGCCTTCGCCAGGCGTACCGAGAAGATGGGCAAGATGCCCAAGATCGCGCGGCCACCGAGGACGCCAGCGGAGATCGCCGAGCGCCGCACGGAGCAGGCTTTGCTTCGCGCGGAACACATCGTCACAGAAGAGAAGACGGAGCCCGTGCCCGAGACGCTGAAGAAGTGTCATCTTTGCGGCGGCACGAATTTTCGCAGCGTCGGCACCGGCAAGCCATCCGAGGTTTACTCGTACGTCCCGGGCTACTTCCGACGTGTTGTGCACACGCGCGAGGTCGTCGCGTGTCGATGCGGTGGATGCGTCATTACCGCGCCGCCGCCGGAGCGTTGGTCGGACAAGACGCGGTACGATTCGAGCTTCGTTGCGCACCTCGTCGTCTCGAAGTGCCTTGTCGTCACGCCGCTTTATCGTCTCGAGCAGTCGTTCGCGCGGCTCGGTATGCCCATCGCACGAAGCACGATGAATGACTTGTTCCGGCGTGCGGCGCAAAAGCTCGAGCCCCTCCGAGCCCCGCTCTTCGACGTCATCAAGAAGGACTTCCTCGTCCATGTCGACGAGACGTCGTTTACGCTGACGAAGCAAACCTCGAAGGCGTTTATCTGGGCCTTTGTTGGCAAGCGCCTCACGGGATATCGCTTTGAGCTCACGCGTGGTGGCGATGCTCCACTCGAGGTCCTCGGTGATTCGCCTGGCGCATTTCTGTGCGACGATTATCGTGGATATGACCCGCTCGAGAAGCGAGGACTCCGTCAGCGATGTGGCTGTCTCGCTCACGTTCGTCGGAAATTTTTCGAGGCCGGGGAGGTGCCCGAAGCGAAGGAAGCACTCGACCTCATCGCCGGAATGTACGGTGTCGAGCACGAGGCAGAGCATCGCGCGTTCCTTGGCACGGCCGAGCATCTCGCGCTGCGGCGCACCTATGCACGGCCTCTATTTGTCCGATTACTTCTGCTTTCTCGCGAACTTCGTCGTGCACACGGACCGAAGACGTTGCTCGGTCGTGCCGCGCACTATGTATGGCGCAACCTGCGCCCGCTCGGCCGTTTTCTCCGCGATCCGCGCATCCGCCTGGACAATAACTTGGCAGAAAATGCCCTTAGGCTCGTCGCTCTTGGCCGGAAAAATTTTCTATTTGTCCACAGCGAGGACGCCGGTAAGGAACTCGCTCTGCTCTACTCACTGGTCGTCTCGTGCACACGCGTTGCCATCAATCCCGTTGAGTACATCGCGGACGTCCTCGAACGCATCGACAAGACCGCCGACGACAATCTCTCGAACCTCCTGCCCGATCGCTGGAAACCACACGCGATCGCATCACCCTCGACGTTCTTCGACCCTTAG
- the tnpB gene encoding IS66 family insertion sequence element accessory protein TnpB (TnpB, as the term is used for proteins encoded by IS66 family insertion elements, is considered an accessory protein, since TnpC, encoded by a neighboring gene, is a DDE family transposase.) has product MLSLGPGIEIVLASAPVDLRRGHDGLVTLVQSLWKVDPYSGTLFVFLGRRMDRVKILFFSAGGFVVYYKRLESGRFTLPRIPEGASCIDLDATSLTMLLDGVDLRLVRRTPMWKPAKTTAEAKKGIDIRRSA; this is encoded by the coding sequence GTGTTGAGTCTCGGGCCCGGCATCGAGATCGTCCTCGCGAGTGCGCCCGTCGACCTTCGGCGCGGACACGATGGCCTCGTGACGCTCGTGCAGTCTTTGTGGAAGGTCGACCCGTACAGTGGCACCCTCTTCGTGTTTCTTGGTCGCCGCATGGATCGCGTGAAGATCCTCTTCTTCAGCGCGGGCGGCTTCGTTGTCTATTACAAAAGGCTCGAATCTGGGCGCTTCACGCTGCCGCGGATCCCTGAAGGGGCCTCATGCATCGACCTCGACGCGACGTCGCTCACCATGCTGCTCGATGGTGTCGATCTTCGTCTCGTTCGACGCACACCGATGTGGAAACCCGCGAAGACGACCGCCGAAGCGAAAAAGGGGATCGACATTCGGCGGAGTGCATGA